One window from the genome of Xiphophorus hellerii strain 12219 chromosome 16, Xiphophorus_hellerii-4.1, whole genome shotgun sequence encodes:
- the srl gene encoding sarcalumenin isoform X1 yields MKGTVSICCLLTLLLLQATAEVEEFDSVLRDRSHIDETLRLAAEEKAADYAAAIQKLRKIYHTSIKPMEQAYKYNELRQHEISAYPGRTLGDSATDGEITSKPMVLFLGPWSVGKSSMINYLLGLHDSPYQLYTGAEPTTSEFTVIMHGEKIRSVEGIVMAADSSRSFSPLEKFGQNFLEKLIGIEMPHKLLERVTFVDTPGIIENRKQQERGYPFNDVCQWFIDRADLIFVVFDPTKLDVGLELEMLFRQLKGRESQIRIILNKADNLATQDLMRVYGALFWSLAPLINVTEPPRVYVSSFWPYDYAPDTSRELFKREEISLLEDLNQVIENRMENKIAFIRQHAIRVRIHALLVDRYVQTFKEKMTFFSDPELVFQEIVDEPDKFYIFKSILAKTNVSKFDLPNRDAYRDFFGINPIANFKSLASQCSYIGGCLLDKIEKAITNELPALLSSINSGKQPGLSSCEVTGCGEKPKNRYRKN; encoded by the exons AGGTGGAAGAATTTGATTCTGTCCTAAGAGACAGATCTCATATTGATGAGACACTGCGGCTTGCAGCTGAGGAAAAAGCAGCAGACTATGCCG CGGCTATACAGAAGTTGCGGAAGATCTACCATACGTCCATCAAACCCATGGAGCAGGCCTACAAGTACAACGAGCTCAGGCAGCATGAGATTTCAG CATACCCCGGACGAACCCTGGGCGACTCGGCCACAG ATGGAGAGATTACCTCCAAGCCCATGGTGCTGTTCCTTGGACCCTGGAGTGTAGGAAAGTCCTCAATGATCAATTACCTCCTGGGCTTGCACGACAGCCCATATCAGCTTTACACAG GAGCTGAGCCCACTACCTCTGAGTTTACTGTTATAATGCACGGGGAGAAAATCCGTTCTGTAGAGGGTATCGTCATGGCAGCAGATAGCTCTCGCTCATTCTCTCCACTTGAAAAGTTTGGCCAGAACTTCCTGGAAAAGCTCATCGGCATCGAGATGCCTCACAAGCTGCTAGAACGTGTGACTTTTGTGGACACACCGGGAATCATAGAGAACCGAAAGCAGCAGGAAAGAG GTTATCCTTTCAATGATGTCTGCCAGTGGTTCATTGACCGTGCTGATCTCATCTTTGTTGTGTTTGACCCAACCAAACTGGATGTTGGTCTTGAGCTCGAGATGTTGTTCCGGCAGTTGAAAGGCCGGGAGTCACAGATCCGCATCATCCTAAACAAGGCGGACAATCTGGCCACGCAGGACTTAATGAGAGTTTATGGAGCACTCTTCTGGAGTTTGGCTCCACTTATTAATGTGACTGAGCCGCCTCGTGTCTACGTCAGCTCCTTCTGGCCATATGATTATGCTCCAGACACCAGTCGCGAACTCTTCAAGAGAGAGGAAATCTCCCTCTTGGAAGATCTTAACCAGGTGATTGAGAACCGGATGGAGAACAAGATCGCCTTCATCCGCCAACATGCCATCCGTGTGCGCATCCATGCCCTGCTTGTGGACCGTTACGTCCAGACTTTCAAAGAGAAGATGACCTTTTTCAGTGACCCAGAATTGGTCTTCCAGGAGATTGTAGATGAGCCGGacaagttttacattttcaaatcaattcTAGCCAAGACCAACGTCAGCAAGTTTGACCTACCCAACCGGGATGCTTATCGTGACTTCTTTGGCATTAATCCAATCGCCAACTTCAAGTCCCTGGCATCTCAATGTTCCTACATTGGAGGCTGCCTATTGGATAAGATTGAGAAGGCAATCACCAACGAGCTGCCTGCTCTCCTGAGCAGCATTAACTCTGGCAAGCAGCCCGGCCTGTCGTCCTGTGAGGTCACTGGTTGTGGTGAGAAGCCAAAGAATCGCTACCGAAAGAATTGA
- the srl gene encoding sarcalumenin isoform X2, translating to MKGTVSICCLLTLLLLQATAEVEEFDSVLRDRSHIDETLRLAAEEKAADYAAAIQKLRKIYHTSIKPMEQAYKYNELRQHEISDGEITSKPMVLFLGPWSVGKSSMINYLLGLHDSPYQLYTGAEPTTSEFTVIMHGEKIRSVEGIVMAADSSRSFSPLEKFGQNFLEKLIGIEMPHKLLERVTFVDTPGIIENRKQQERGYPFNDVCQWFIDRADLIFVVFDPTKLDVGLELEMLFRQLKGRESQIRIILNKADNLATQDLMRVYGALFWSLAPLINVTEPPRVYVSSFWPYDYAPDTSRELFKREEISLLEDLNQVIENRMENKIAFIRQHAIRVRIHALLVDRYVQTFKEKMTFFSDPELVFQEIVDEPDKFYIFKSILAKTNVSKFDLPNRDAYRDFFGINPIANFKSLASQCSYIGGCLLDKIEKAITNELPALLSSINSGKQPGLSSCEVTGCGEKPKNRYRKN from the exons AGGTGGAAGAATTTGATTCTGTCCTAAGAGACAGATCTCATATTGATGAGACACTGCGGCTTGCAGCTGAGGAAAAAGCAGCAGACTATGCCG CGGCTATACAGAAGTTGCGGAAGATCTACCATACGTCCATCAAACCCATGGAGCAGGCCTACAAGTACAACGAGCTCAGGCAGCATGAGATTTCAG ATGGAGAGATTACCTCCAAGCCCATGGTGCTGTTCCTTGGACCCTGGAGTGTAGGAAAGTCCTCAATGATCAATTACCTCCTGGGCTTGCACGACAGCCCATATCAGCTTTACACAG GAGCTGAGCCCACTACCTCTGAGTTTACTGTTATAATGCACGGGGAGAAAATCCGTTCTGTAGAGGGTATCGTCATGGCAGCAGATAGCTCTCGCTCATTCTCTCCACTTGAAAAGTTTGGCCAGAACTTCCTGGAAAAGCTCATCGGCATCGAGATGCCTCACAAGCTGCTAGAACGTGTGACTTTTGTGGACACACCGGGAATCATAGAGAACCGAAAGCAGCAGGAAAGAG GTTATCCTTTCAATGATGTCTGCCAGTGGTTCATTGACCGTGCTGATCTCATCTTTGTTGTGTTTGACCCAACCAAACTGGATGTTGGTCTTGAGCTCGAGATGTTGTTCCGGCAGTTGAAAGGCCGGGAGTCACAGATCCGCATCATCCTAAACAAGGCGGACAATCTGGCCACGCAGGACTTAATGAGAGTTTATGGAGCACTCTTCTGGAGTTTGGCTCCACTTATTAATGTGACTGAGCCGCCTCGTGTCTACGTCAGCTCCTTCTGGCCATATGATTATGCTCCAGACACCAGTCGCGAACTCTTCAAGAGAGAGGAAATCTCCCTCTTGGAAGATCTTAACCAGGTGATTGAGAACCGGATGGAGAACAAGATCGCCTTCATCCGCCAACATGCCATCCGTGTGCGCATCCATGCCCTGCTTGTGGACCGTTACGTCCAGACTTTCAAAGAGAAGATGACCTTTTTCAGTGACCCAGAATTGGTCTTCCAGGAGATTGTAGATGAGCCGGacaagttttacattttcaaatcaattcTAGCCAAGACCAACGTCAGCAAGTTTGACCTACCCAACCGGGATGCTTATCGTGACTTCTTTGGCATTAATCCAATCGCCAACTTCAAGTCCCTGGCATCTCAATGTTCCTACATTGGAGGCTGCCTATTGGATAAGATTGAGAAGGCAATCACCAACGAGCTGCCTGCTCTCCTGAGCAGCATTAACTCTGGCAAGCAGCCCGGCCTGTCGTCCTGTGAGGTCACTGGTTGTGGTGAGAAGCCAAAGAATCGCTACCGAAAGAATTGA